A genome region from Chengkuizengella sp. SCS-71B includes the following:
- a CDS encoding glycoside hydrolase family 6 protein, with protein MSYKKLCSKNIILMLTILLILSLLTGIIPKSTSIVYGEAHVDNPFEGATSYVNPDYAELIDSSIALVNDSDLASRMETIKSYPTAVWLDRIAAIHGGDVNNGRKSLADHLDIALAQKQGDTPITATIVIYDLPGRDCAALASNGELPLSEEGLQRYKTEYIDPIVSVFSDPKYQDIRIVTVIEPDGLPNLVTNLSDPECAEANSSGIQVEATQYALNQLHPIDNVYIYMDIAHSGWLGWDNNLQGVVSLYTDVVQNTTAGLQSIDGFITNTSNYTPLEEPYLTNPNLNIGGQPLRSSNFYEWNPNFDEVDFTEALYNAFVASGFPQDIGFIIDTSRNGWGGDDRPTEASGDTVNSYVDSGRIDLREHRGLWCNVDGAGMGLPPQVASGEFENTHLDAFVWVKPPGESDGASEFIDNDEGKNPDPNCDPEYTDGANAGVPTGAMPDAPIAGHWFHNQFVMLVENAYPAIPPADNTAPNAPNGLTAIADDGVIGLSWSSVIGADSYNLKRSATSGGPYTTIGNNLTNTNYSDTGLTNGSTYYYVVSAVNDIGESANSSEVSAIPNPPPAPGSFTLTAEAGNGNVDLSWTISSNAISYDVKRSETQSGPFTSIASALTANTYNDTNVVNGTTYYYVITANNSSGSTDSNTVSAAPQLPLPGSFTLNTQASNETVNLSWSVSSFADSYSVGRSTSSNGSYTTIATGLTSTAYSDTGLTNGTTYYYVVTAENGSGTTDSNTVSATPQLPSDLKLQYKAADTNAADNQFKPHFNMVNTGNSSVPLSELTIRYYYTADGNQSFEFHCDYAVVGCGNVSGAHVQMSNPAENADHYLEISFSAGAGNLAAGGQSGEIQARNNKSDWSNLNELNDYSYNGNLTDFTEWNQVTLYQNGALISGVEPGGGNPTPPAAPSGLTASAGDGQVDLSWSSVSGADSYNVKRSTSAGGTYTTVATGVTSTNYTNAGLTNGTTYYYVVSAQNTAGESANSTEASATPQSSVTIPGSPTGLTASAGDGQVDLSWSSVSGADSYNVKRSTSAGGTYTTVATGVTSTNYTNAGLTNGTTYYYVVSAQNTAGESANSTEASATPQSSVTIPGSPTGLTASAGDGQVDLSWSSVSGADSYNVKRSTSAGGTYTTVATGVTSTNYTNAGLTNGTTYYYVVSAQNTAGESANSTEASATPSGGGTASDLVVQYKAADTNATNNQFKPHFNIVNNGNADVALNELTIRYYYTIDSNQAQQFHCDYAVVGCGNINGTHVAMSQSTADADHYIEVSFTAGAGTLAAGGQSGEIQTRNNKTNWSNYNENNDYSFNASMTAFTDWNKVTLHQNGQLVWGIEP; from the coding sequence ATGAGTTATAAAAAATTGTGCAGCAAAAACATCATACTTATGCTTACGATTCTATTAATATTAAGTTTACTTACTGGCATCATTCCAAAATCTACTTCAATAGTTTATGGTGAAGCACATGTTGATAATCCATTTGAAGGGGCAACTTCGTATGTGAATCCTGATTATGCTGAATTAATAGACTCTTCTATTGCACTTGTAAATGATAGTGACCTAGCCTCAAGAATGGAAACAATAAAATCTTACCCTACAGCAGTTTGGCTTGATCGCATAGCGGCCATCCATGGTGGAGATGTAAATAACGGACGTAAAAGCTTAGCTGATCACTTGGACATTGCACTTGCACAAAAGCAAGGTGACACTCCAATTACCGCTACAATTGTTATTTATGATCTTCCAGGTCGAGACTGCGCTGCCTTAGCATCCAATGGTGAACTACCACTTTCAGAAGAAGGCCTACAAAGATATAAAACAGAGTACATTGATCCTATAGTATCCGTATTTTCTGACCCTAAGTACCAGGATATTCGAATTGTAACGGTCATTGAACCTGACGGACTACCTAATCTAGTAACGAATCTAAGTGATCCTGAGTGCGCGGAAGCGAACTCAAGCGGTATTCAAGTAGAAGCTACTCAATATGCACTTAATCAACTTCACCCTATTGATAATGTTTACATTTATATGGACATTGCTCATTCTGGTTGGTTAGGATGGGACAACAATTTACAAGGAGTAGTTAGTTTGTATACCGATGTAGTCCAAAATACAACGGCTGGTTTACAAAGCATCGATGGATTTATTACAAATACATCAAATTACACTCCACTTGAAGAGCCATATTTAACAAATCCAAATTTAAATATCGGTGGTCAGCCTTTGAGATCCTCTAATTTTTACGAGTGGAACCCTAATTTTGATGAAGTTGATTTTACAGAGGCATTATACAATGCTTTTGTAGCCAGTGGATTTCCACAAGATATTGGTTTTATTATCGATACTTCACGTAACGGTTGGGGGGGAGATGATCGTCCAACTGAAGCTAGTGGTGATACAGTGAATAGTTATGTTGATTCAGGACGTATTGATCTTAGAGAACATCGCGGTTTGTGGTGTAATGTCGATGGTGCAGGAATGGGATTACCTCCACAAGTGGCTTCTGGTGAGTTTGAAAATACTCATTTGGATGCTTTTGTATGGGTAAAACCTCCTGGAGAATCTGACGGTGCTAGTGAGTTTATTGATAATGACGAAGGGAAAAATCCCGATCCAAACTGTGATCCAGAATATACAGATGGTGCTAATGCTGGAGTACCTACAGGGGCTATGCCTGACGCACCTATAGCAGGACACTGGTTTCATAATCAGTTTGTCATGTTAGTGGAAAATGCTTACCCAGCTATTCCGCCTGCTGATAATACTGCACCGAATGCTCCTAATGGATTAACTGCTATCGCAGATGACGGTGTTATAGGTCTGAGTTGGAGTAGTGTAATCGGAGCAGATAGTTATAATCTCAAACGTTCAGCAACTTCAGGAGGTCCTTATACAACGATCGGAAACAATCTTACAAATACAAATTACTCAGATACAGGACTAACGAATGGATCAACGTATTATTATGTAGTCAGCGCAGTAAATGATATCGGGGAATCAGCAAATTCTAGTGAAGTTTCAGCTATTCCTAACCCACCGCCAGCACCAGGCAGCTTTACCTTAACGGCTGAAGCAGGAAATGGAAATGTGGACTTAAGCTGGACTATATCTTCTAATGCGATTAGTTATGATGTGAAACGGAGTGAAACTCAAAGCGGTCCGTTCACTTCAATCGCATCAGCTTTAACAGCGAATACCTATAATGATACGAATGTTGTAAACGGCACAACGTACTATTATGTCATTACTGCAAATAACAGCTCTGGCAGTACCGATTCCAATACTGTTTCAGCAGCTCCACAACTTCCACTTCCAGGTAGTTTCACTTTAAATACACAAGCCAGTAATGAAACGGTAAATCTTTCTTGGTCTGTTTCTTCATTCGCAGATAGTTATTCCGTTGGTCGATCTACATCAAGTAATGGCAGTTATACAACCATAGCCACTGGATTAACATCGACAGCCTACAGTGATACTGGCTTAACGAATGGCACAACGTATTATTATGTTGTGACTGCTGAGAATGGATCAGGAACAACAGATTCGAACACAGTCAGTGCAACGCCTCAACTTCCAAGTGATCTTAAACTCCAATACAAAGCAGCGGATACTAATGCTGCAGATAATCAATTTAAACCTCACTTTAATATGGTGAACACAGGCAATAGTTCCGTACCTCTAAGCGAGTTGACGATTCGTTATTATTACACTGCGGATGGCAACCAATCCTTTGAATTCCATTGTGATTATGCTGTTGTAGGCTGTGGGAATGTAAGCGGAGCCCATGTACAAATGAGCAATCCAGCAGAAAATGCGGATCATTATTTAGAAATTAGTTTTTCAGCAGGAGCTGGAAACTTAGCTGCTGGAGGACAAAGCGGAGAAATTCAAGCGCGAAACAATAAATCAGACTGGAGCAATTTGAACGAATTGAATGATTATTCCTATAACGGGAACCTTACGGACTTTACAGAATGGAATCAAGTAACATTGTACCAAAATGGTGCGCTCATATCAGGGGTAGAACCTGGTGGTGGAAATCCGACCCCTCCAGCAGCACCATCGGGTTTGACGGCTAGTGCAGGAGATGGTCAAGTTGATTTAAGTTGGAGTTCAGTCAGTGGAGCAGACAGCTATAACGTGAAACGTTCAACCAGTGCAGGTGGAACCTATACAACAGTAGCAACAGGAGTAACCTCTACTAATTATACAAATGCAGGATTAACAAACGGAACCACCTATTATTATGTGGTGAGTGCGCAAAATACAGCGGGTGAGAGTGCAAACTCAACAGAAGCAAGTGCGACACCGCAAAGTAGTGTCACCATTCCTGGAAGCCCAACCGGATTAACAGCTAGTGCAGGAGATGGTCAAGTTGATTTAAGCTGGAGTTCAGTCAGTGGAGCAGACAGCTATAACGTAAAACGTTCAACCAGTGCAGGTGGAACCTATACAACAGTAGCAACAGGAGTAACCTCTACTAATTATACAAATGCAGGACTAACAAACGGAACCACCTATTATTATGTGGTGAGTGCGCAAAATACAGCGGGTGAGAGTGCAAACTCAACAGAAGCAAGTGCCACACCGCAAAGTAGTGTCACCATTCCTGGGAGCCCAACCGGATTAACAGCTAGTGCAGGAGATGGTCAAGTTGATTTAAGCTGGAGTTCGGTCAGTGGAGCTGATAGTTATAACGTGAAACGTTCAACCAGTGCAGGTGGAACCTATACAACAGTAGCAACAGGAGTAACCTCTACTAATTATACAAATGCAGGATTAACAAACGGAACCACCTACTATTATGTGGTGAGTGCGCAAAATACAGCGGGTGAGAGTGCAAACTCAACAGAAGCAAGTGCAACGCCATCAGGAGGGGGTACAGCTAGTGATCTAGTTGTGCAGTACAAAGCAGCGGATACTAATGCAACAAACAATCAGTTTAAACCACATTTTAATATTGTAAATAATGGAAATGCAGATGTAGCATTAAATGAGTTAACAATCCGTTACTACTACACGATTGATAGTAACCAAGCACAGCAGTTCCATTGTGATTATGCTGTTGTAGGCTGTGGGAATATCAACGGAACCCATGTAGCTATGAGTCAGTCTACGGCAGATGCTGATCACTATATAGAAGTGAGCTTTACTGCGGGGGCAGGAACGTTAGCTGCTGGAGGGCAAAGCGGTGAAATTCAAACGAGGAACAATAAAACAAACTGGAGCAACTATAATGAAAACAATGATTACTCGTTTAATGCCAGCATGACTGCATTTACGGATTGGAATAAAGTAACGCTGCATCAGAACGGACAATTAGTGTGGGGTATTGAACCTTAA